ctctatggggcagttctacgtatAGGGTAGTTcaacctacagggttgctgtgagtcggaactgacttgacagcaatgggtttgggttttttttttttttgtatctgaaaaatgggaatgataacagCACTGAGAATTACATAAGCGATACTTGAAAAATacatagaacagtgcctgacatgaATCAAGTGGTATATAAGTCCTCAACTCTGGAATTTCTCCCCAAATTATTCTCTCAACTATATGAGGAGCCTTGGTGTTTGCTCTTTAAAACATTTGGGTTTTCTAATTGACTGATATCACGAGAATAGGTCTGAGAACCCCCTTTCCTGTATCATTAGAAGTTCAGAAAGGACCTTAAAACTTACAGGCATCTTCCCAATTTTTTGGTGACATCTTCGAATCTATGGATTTAATAATAATCAAACTCAGCGCCTACTGACTGAATACCTCAGAATGTTACAGATAGAATGTAGGGTTTTAGGCAGGTGGGTGACTGATAAGGTACAGAAGCCTCAACCATCATTATGCTTATTTTAGGGTGTGAGGTACATAGCTCCTGATATGTAGGATTAAGCTCACAGCTGGCACAGTTACCTGTTCTTCCAAAATAGGGCTTTTTACTAGGGTTAAAGTTTTAGTAGTACTTGACAAACTTCTGAAAACAAGTACTGTAGATTTCAGAGAAAAAAGCCAACGTGAGACCTCAGCAGTATTCTAAATTCCAACCACGTACCTGACAGTCATCCACATCGACTTCAAGGAACACCACGTTGCCATATTTCTCGGAGAGGGACTGGAAAATTTCAAATGAGAAAGCCGAAGAGATTTAAACTGGGTAATGGCAGCCAACAGACTCAAGCTTCCTCACTGGAAACTTAAAGTCGAGAAGAACTAAAACCTCAAAAATTTACACTAGAAATCAGGTAGGTATTAAAAGACATACATTTTCTCTGAATAAAATTCCTCTTGCCGTAAAATAATTTGGCACATCAACTTTTGAGGCCTACATTTCAAATAGGGCCCAGTTTCAACTTTAATAAAAGCAAAATCATTTAAGACAAACCAAACTAACTTCTGAAAGCTGTCTTAAATGATCTATATGTATCAAACCTAAATTGCTACACTATTACCTGTAGACCAAAGATCTAGCAGAAGAGAAAAAAGGCTTTACTTTGCTAACTTTGTGACCGCCAACTGCCCCCCCGCAAACAAATCGTTTACAAAGGAAAAGCTGTTTAATACTCACATGAAAGAAAGGCTTGATCATTTTGCAAGGCCCACACCACGTGGCTGAGAAGTCAACTACTACAAGTTTATCTCCAGCACTGTTCAAGGCTGCCTGGAaatcctccttagaagggaaAAAGGCATATGCTAAATAGTTGCATTTGGAGACGTGATAGGACAGGATGCACAACTGAGAGGTCCTGCTTTCACGCTTAATTTTTCagtaaaagtaaaaaaacaaagaactaggTTTGAAGGAATCCTAAACACCATTGGTACTGTCATTTGATGAATGAAGCCAGATGTGCGGCAATGTACGTGTTTTCAtggatatattttataaaatacaacTAACTGGCTAATCTATATTCAAGCTAAGCAagtcaaaggaaaataaaaatagaaattcggACTAAAAATGTTTCTACATCAAGTCTGGTTGGTAGAATCCACTAAATGCTTATTGACTGATGAAAGGGGTCATGGTCACTTCAATCAAA
The sequence above is drawn from the Elephas maximus indicus isolate mEleMax1 chromosome 9, mEleMax1 primary haplotype, whole genome shotgun sequence genome and encodes:
- the TXN gene encoding thioredoxin, encoding MVKQIEGKEDFQAALNSAGDKLVVVDFSATWCGPCKMIKPFFHSLSEKYGNVVFLEVDVDDCQDVASECEVKCMPTFQFYKKGVKVGEFSGANKEKLEATINELS